Proteins encoded together in one Acidobacteriota bacterium window:
- a CDS encoding Uma2 family endonuclease, with translation MSGAGAAARRGEPEAPPRATYQDVLDAPAHRVAEIVDGKLYTQPRPAAPHALASSYLGDELVGPFGKGRDGPGGWWIIDEPELHLDEDILVPDLAGWRRERMPDYPETAYFNLAPDWVCEVLSPSTRKLDLHGKRPIYAREGVEHLWLVDPADRTLEALELREGQWVLIASAKDADPVCIRPFDAVTFSLGGLWP, from the coding sequence ATGAGCGGCGCCGGTGCGGCGGCGCGGCGCGGCGAGCCCGAAGCGCCTCCCCGGGCCACCTACCAGGACGTGCTCGACGCCCCGGCGCATCGGGTGGCCGAGATCGTCGATGGGAAGCTCTACACCCAGCCGCGGCCGGCCGCGCCCCATGCGCTGGCGAGCTCGTATCTGGGCGATGAACTGGTCGGCCCCTTCGGCAAGGGCCGCGACGGTCCGGGCGGGTGGTGGATCATCGACGAGCCGGAACTGCATCTCGACGAGGACATCCTGGTGCCGGACTTGGCGGGGTGGCGCCGAGAGCGGATGCCCGACTATCCCGAAACGGCGTACTTCAACCTGGCGCCGGACTGGGTATGCGAGGTGCTCTCCCCCTCGACGCGCAAGCTCGACCTGCACGGCAAGCGTCCGATCTACGCCCGCGAAGGGGTCGAGCACCTGTGGCTGGTGGACCCGGCGGACCGGACGCTGGAGGCGCTGGAACTGCGCGAAGGGCAGTGGGTGCTGATTGCGAGCGCGAAGGACGCCGATCCAGTCTGCATCCGTCCCTTCGACGCCGTCACCTTCAGCCTCGGCGGCCTCTGGCCCTGA